The following coding sequences are from one Streptomyces angustmyceticus window:
- a CDS encoding YidH family protein: protein MILTDALRSAGAAVRLWCSPARVREEGTTPDYRFSLANERTFLAWLRTGLALIGGGFAVDQFLPRLHQGLRVTFTVVLLVGGALCALRAVNHWVRCERAMRRGEDLPVTRFPTALALGVGVLAVAMVVLVLLGRTT from the coding sequence ATGATCCTCACCGATGCGCTGCGGTCGGCCGGCGCGGCCGTCCGGCTGTGGTGCTCGCCGGCGCGGGTCCGCGAGGAGGGTACGACCCCCGACTACCGCTTCTCGCTCGCCAACGAACGCACCTTCCTCGCCTGGCTGCGCACCGGGCTGGCGCTGATCGGCGGCGGCTTCGCGGTGGACCAGTTCCTGCCGCGGCTGCACCAGGGGCTGCGGGTGACGTTCACCGTCGTCCTGCTGGTCGGCGGCGCGCTGTGTGCGCTGCGGGCGGTCAACCACTGGGTGCGCTGCGAGCGCGCGATGCGGCGCGGCGAGGACCTGCCGGTCACCCGCTTCCCCACGGCGCTGGCGCTGGGCGTCGGCGTCCTGGCGGTGGCGATGGTCGTGCTGGTCCTCCTGGGCCGGACCACCTAG
- a CDS encoding TetR/AcrR family transcriptional regulator — protein MAGTKDGNGNGGTKPVARRLLATATRLFAEQGYDRTSVQEIVDAAGVTKGALYHYFGSKEDLLHEVYGRVLRLQQERLDHFADADAPVEKRLRDAAADVVVTTIDNLDDTKIFFRSMHHLSPEKDKQVRAERRRYHERFRALVEEGQRTGVFAADIPADLVVDYHFGSVHHLGTWYREDGPLSPQQVADHLADLLLRALRP, from the coding sequence ATGGCCGGCACGAAGGACGGCAACGGCAACGGCGGTACGAAGCCGGTGGCCCGGCGGCTGCTGGCCACCGCCACCAGGCTCTTCGCCGAGCAGGGCTACGACCGCACCTCCGTCCAGGAGATCGTCGATGCGGCGGGCGTCACCAAGGGCGCCCTCTACCACTACTTCGGCTCCAAGGAGGACCTGCTCCACGAGGTCTACGGCCGGGTCCTGCGCCTCCAGCAGGAGCGGCTCGACCACTTCGCCGACGCCGACGCGCCAGTGGAGAAGCGGCTGCGCGACGCCGCCGCCGACGTGGTCGTCACCACCATCGACAACCTCGACGACACCAAGATCTTCTTCCGCTCGATGCACCACCTCAGCCCGGAGAAGGACAAGCAGGTGCGCGCCGAACGCCGCCGCTACCACGAGCGGTTCCGGGCCCTGGTCGAGGAGGGCCAGCGCACCGGCGTGTTCGCCGCCGACATCCCCGCCGACCTGGTCGTGGACTACCACTTCGGCTCCGTGCACCACCTGGGCACCTGGTACCGCGAGGACGGCCCGCTCAGCCCGCAGCAGGTCGCGGACCACCTCGCGGATCTGCTGCTGCGCGCCCTGCGGCCGTAG
- a CDS encoding MBL fold metallo-hydrolase gives MGDSAARNTPARTPVPPPAARPTGPGAPGPEAAPPSGAGTPADAPPAGEPAVPEPYLTELAAGVHAFVQPDGGWCLNNAGFVTDGDATLVVDTAATERRARLLRHRIAESGAPAPRMVVNTHHHGDHTYGNCVFAPEATVVGHASCRRELLAAGRQLHAVWPEVEYGDIRLAAPEVTYTDELALHVGDIEVRLIHPGVAHTTGDTIVWLPRERIVFTGDLVFHGGTPFVFMGSLSGSLRALRLLRTLDAVTVVPGHGPVTGPEVYDGIERYLEFVGRLAREGRAAGRTPLEVAREADLGPFAELAESERLVANLHRAYAELAGTAPGAPLDLAAGFGDMTVMNGGVPMACHA, from the coding sequence ATGGGCGACTCGGCAGCACGGAACACGCCGGCCCGGACCCCCGTACCGCCCCCGGCGGCCCGGCCCACCGGGCCCGGCGCCCCCGGTCCGGAGGCGGCACCCCCGTCCGGCGCCGGGACCCCCGCGGACGCGCCACCCGCCGGGGAACCCGCCGTCCCCGAGCCCTACCTCACCGAACTGGCCGCCGGCGTCCACGCCTTCGTCCAGCCGGACGGCGGCTGGTGCCTGAACAACGCGGGCTTCGTCACCGACGGGGACGCCACGCTGGTCGTGGACACCGCCGCCACCGAGCGGCGGGCGCGCCTGCTGCGCCATCGGATCGCCGAGAGCGGCGCGCCCGCGCCCCGGATGGTGGTCAACACCCACCACCACGGCGACCACACCTACGGCAACTGCGTCTTCGCGCCGGAGGCGACGGTCGTCGGGCACGCCTCCTGCCGCCGGGAACTGCTGGCCGCCGGGCGGCAGCTGCACGCGGTGTGGCCCGAGGTGGAGTACGGCGACATCCGCCTGGCGGCGCCGGAGGTCACCTACACCGACGAGCTGGCCCTGCACGTCGGGGACATCGAGGTGCGGCTGATCCACCCGGGCGTGGCGCACACGACCGGCGACACCATCGTCTGGCTGCCGCGCGAGCGCATCGTCTTCACCGGCGACCTGGTCTTCCACGGCGGGACCCCGTTCGTCTTCATGGGGTCGCTGTCCGGATCGCTGCGGGCGCTGCGGCTGCTGCGCACCCTGGACGCGGTCACCGTCGTCCCCGGGCACGGTCCGGTGACCGGACCCGAGGTGTACGACGGCATCGAGCGCTATCTGGAGTTCGTCGGCCGGCTGGCGCGGGAGGGCCGGGCGGCCGGGCGTACGCCGCTGGAGGTGGCCCGGGAGGCGGACCTCGGCCCGTTCGCCGAGCTGGCCGAGAGCGAGCGGCTGGTGGCGAACCTGCACCGGGCGTACGCGGAGCTGGCGGGCACCGCGCCGGGCGCCCCGCTCGACCTGGCGGCCGGGTTCGGCGACATGACGGTGATGAACGGCGGGGTGCCGATGGCGTGCCACGCCTGA
- a CDS encoding SDR family oxidoreductase encodes MEAVRDKAVVVTGAGGGIGAALARRFAAEGARVVVNDLDAAKAAKTAEEIGALAVAGDASAVVPAAREALGGGIDIFCANAGVGTGGGPEASEEDWTLAWDVNVMAHVRAARELLPEWLERGSGRFVSTVSAAGLLTMVAAAPYSVTKHGAYAFAEWLSLTYRHRGIDVHAICPQGVRTDMLAATGAAGDLVLTPTAVEPEDVADALFAAMAEGRFLVLPHPEVAGYYTARAADPDRWLGGMNHLQRKLEETEGGRS; translated from the coding sequence GTGGAAGCCGTACGGGACAAGGCCGTTGTCGTCACCGGGGCGGGCGGGGGCATCGGCGCCGCGCTGGCCCGCCGGTTCGCCGCCGAGGGCGCCCGGGTCGTGGTCAACGACCTGGACGCGGCCAAGGCGGCGAAGACCGCCGAGGAGATCGGCGCGCTCGCGGTCGCCGGTGACGCCTCCGCCGTCGTCCCGGCCGCGCGCGAGGCGCTCGGCGGCGGCATCGACATCTTCTGCGCGAACGCCGGGGTCGGCACCGGCGGCGGGCCCGAGGCGTCCGAGGAGGACTGGACGCTGGCCTGGGACGTCAACGTCATGGCGCACGTCAGGGCCGCGCGGGAGCTGCTGCCGGAGTGGCTGGAGCGCGGCAGCGGGCGCTTCGTCTCCACGGTGTCCGCCGCGGGCCTGCTCACCATGGTCGCCGCCGCCCCGTACAGCGTCACCAAGCACGGCGCCTACGCCTTCGCCGAGTGGCTCTCGCTCACCTACCGGCACCGCGGCATCGACGTCCACGCCATCTGCCCGCAGGGCGTCCGCACCGACATGCTGGCCGCCACCGGCGCCGCCGGGGACCTGGTGCTGACGCCCACGGCCGTGGAACCCGAGGACGTCGCCGACGCCCTCTTCGCGGCGATGGCCGAGGGCCGCTTCCTCGTCCTGCCGCACCCCGAGGTCGCCGGCTACTACACCGCGCGGGCGGCGGACCCCGACCGCTGGCTCGGCGGGATGAACCACCTCCAGCGGAAGTTGGAGGAGACCGAGGGCGGCCGCTCCTAG
- a CDS encoding MerR family transcriptional regulator produces MRIGELARRTGVPVPSIKYYTREGMLPPGERISPNQVQYAESHIRRLKLIRALTEVGGLSIAAAAEVLAGIDSPGSTPHGMLGTAQAAVSKVAAERGTDEMWECAEREVAELVRRHDWAVRPENPGWRTLVQVVVAYHELDQGELLGLLDRYAQAAGSLAAAELAAFDGVPSLDAQIEGAVLGTVLGDAAMAALRRIAQEDVSRRVRERSQTG; encoded by the coding sequence ATGCGTATCGGAGAACTGGCGCGGCGGACCGGCGTTCCGGTTCCGTCGATCAAGTACTACACCCGGGAAGGCATGTTGCCGCCGGGCGAGCGCATCAGTCCCAACCAGGTCCAGTACGCCGAGTCGCACATCCGGCGGCTGAAGCTGATCCGCGCGCTGACCGAAGTGGGCGGTCTGTCCATCGCGGCCGCCGCCGAGGTGCTGGCCGGTATCGACTCCCCGGGCAGCACCCCGCACGGCATGCTCGGGACGGCACAGGCGGCGGTCAGCAAGGTGGCCGCCGAGCGGGGCACCGACGAGATGTGGGAGTGCGCCGAGCGCGAGGTCGCGGAGCTGGTGCGGCGGCACGACTGGGCGGTGCGACCGGAGAACCCGGGGTGGCGGACGCTGGTACAGGTCGTGGTGGCCTACCACGAGCTCGACCAGGGCGAGCTGCTCGGCCTGCTCGACCGGTACGCCCAGGCCGCCGGCTCACTGGCCGCCGCGGAGCTGGCGGCGTTCGACGGGGTCCCGAGCCTCGACGCCCAGATCGAGGGTGCGGTGCTCGGGACCGTCCTGGGCGACGCGGCGATGGCGGCCCTGCGGCGCATCGCCCAGGAGGACGTCTCCCGGCGGGTGCGGGAGCGGTCTCAGACGGGCTGA
- a CDS encoding phosphotransferase family protein: MSKGTPPPQPQDREDPPGLDLERLREHLGRERPGMAGGPLRARLIEGGRSNLTYRVTDGTASWVVRRPPLGHVLATAHDMRREHRVISALHDTPVPVPETLLLCEDESVIGAPFYVMELVEGVPYRTAGQLAPLGPERTRAVVLSLVDTLVDLHAVDPEAVGLGDFGRPDGFLERQLRRWGKQLSASKNRDLPGIDELHEALGRALPASPAPAVVHGDYRLDNVLIGADDTLKAVLDWEMSTLGDPLTDLGLLVMYSSDLGLPESPVSTTSGAPGHPSPAELIERYAARSGRDTSALAWYTAFAWFKLAVILEGIHYRYTLGQTVGAGFDRIGELVPVFIDHGLTTLKEG, from the coding sequence ATGAGCAAGGGCACCCCTCCCCCGCAGCCCCAGGACCGGGAGGACCCTCCCGGCCTCGACCTGGAGCGATTGCGCGAGCATCTGGGCCGGGAGCGGCCGGGGATGGCCGGCGGCCCGCTGCGGGCCCGGCTGATCGAGGGCGGGCGGTCCAATCTCACCTACCGCGTCACCGACGGGACCGCCTCCTGGGTCGTCCGCCGGCCGCCGCTGGGCCATGTGCTCGCCACCGCCCACGACATGCGGCGCGAGCACCGCGTCATCAGCGCCCTGCACGACACGCCGGTGCCGGTGCCCGAGACGCTGCTGCTGTGCGAGGACGAGTCGGTCATCGGCGCCCCCTTCTACGTGATGGAGCTGGTCGAGGGCGTGCCCTACCGCACGGCCGGCCAGCTGGCCCCGCTCGGACCCGAGCGCACCCGGGCCGTGGTGCTCTCCCTGGTCGACACGCTCGTGGACCTGCACGCCGTGGACCCCGAGGCGGTCGGACTGGGCGACTTCGGCCGCCCCGACGGCTTCCTGGAGCGCCAACTGCGGCGCTGGGGAAAGCAGTTGAGCGCGTCGAAGAACCGTGACCTGCCGGGGATCGACGAGCTGCACGAGGCGCTGGGCCGGGCGCTGCCCGCCTCGCCCGCCCCGGCCGTCGTCCACGGCGACTACCGCCTCGACAACGTCCTGATCGGGGCCGACGACACCCTCAAGGCCGTACTGGACTGGGAGATGTCCACGCTCGGCGACCCGCTGACCGACCTGGGCCTGCTGGTGATGTACAGCTCGGACCTGGGCCTGCCCGAGTCGCCGGTCAGCACCACCAGCGGCGCCCCGGGCCACCCCTCGCCGGCCGAGCTGATCGAGCGCTATGCCGCCCGCTCCGGCCGGGACACCTCCGCCCTCGCCTGGTACACGGCGTTCGCCTGGTTCAAGCTCGCCGTGATCCTCGAAGGCATCCACTACCGCTACACCCTCGGCCAGACCGTCGGCGCCGGGTTCGACCGGATCGGCGAGCTCGTCCCCGTCTTCATCGACCACGGACTCACCACCCTCAAGGAAGGCTGA
- a CDS encoding acyl-CoA dehydrogenase family protein, whose protein sequence is MDFAFDARTEELRERLLTFMDEHVHPAERTAHEQRAALASPWDTPPIVEELKAEARRQGLWNLFLPDAEHGAGLTNLQYAPLAEITGRSPQLAPTALNCAAPDTGNMEVLAQFGDEAQQKQWLAPLLAGEIRSAFAMTEPEVASSDATNIETRIAREGDEYVINGRKWYISGAMNPLCEIFIVMGKTDPDGADLRRQQSMILVPRDTPGLEIRRAMQVYGYEDHYHGGHAEVVFHDVRVPAANLIGEEGGGFAIAQARLGPGRIHHCMRLIGMAERAIELMCRRAVARTAFGKPLAQQGVVQEWIADARVAVEQLRLLVLKTAWLMDTVGNKGAHTEIQAIKIATPRTVVDILDKAVQLHGAGGVSQDFPLAELWAGARTLQLADGPDEVHQRSLARRELKRYL, encoded by the coding sequence ATGGACTTCGCATTCGACGCCCGCACCGAGGAGCTGCGCGAGCGGCTCCTGACGTTCATGGACGAGCACGTCCACCCGGCCGAGCGGACCGCCCACGAGCAGCGGGCCGCGCTCGCCTCGCCGTGGGACACCCCGCCGATCGTCGAGGAGCTGAAGGCCGAGGCCCGCCGGCAGGGACTGTGGAACCTCTTCCTCCCGGACGCGGAGCACGGCGCCGGGCTGACGAACCTCCAGTACGCGCCGCTGGCCGAAATCACCGGCCGCAGCCCCCAGTTGGCGCCCACCGCGCTGAACTGCGCGGCGCCGGACACCGGCAACATGGAGGTACTGGCCCAGTTCGGCGACGAGGCGCAGCAGAAGCAGTGGCTGGCGCCGCTGCTGGCCGGTGAGATCCGGTCGGCGTTCGCGATGACCGAGCCGGAGGTGGCCTCGTCGGACGCCACCAACATCGAGACGCGGATCGCGCGCGAGGGCGACGAGTACGTCATCAACGGCCGCAAGTGGTACATCTCCGGCGCGATGAACCCGCTGTGCGAGATCTTCATCGTGATGGGCAAGACCGACCCGGACGGCGCGGACCTCCGCCGACAGCAGTCGATGATCCTGGTCCCGCGCGACACCCCGGGCCTGGAGATCAGGCGCGCCATGCAGGTCTACGGCTACGAGGACCACTACCACGGCGGCCACGCCGAGGTGGTCTTCCACGACGTCCGGGTGCCGGCGGCCAACCTGATCGGCGAGGAGGGCGGCGGCTTCGCCATCGCCCAGGCCCGGCTCGGCCCCGGCCGGATCCACCACTGCATGCGCCTGATCGGGATGGCCGAGCGCGCCATCGAGCTGATGTGCCGCCGCGCGGTGGCCCGTACGGCCTTCGGCAAGCCGCTGGCCCAGCAGGGCGTGGTGCAGGAGTGGATCGCGGACGCCCGCGTGGCGGTGGAGCAGCTGCGGCTGCTGGTGCTGAAGACCGCCTGGCTGATGGACACCGTCGGCAACAAGGGCGCCCACACCGAGATCCAGGCCATCAAGATCGCCACCCCGCGCACCGTCGTGGACATCCTCGACAAGGCCGTGCAGCTGCACGGCGCGGGCGGCGTCAGCCAGGACTTCCCCCTGGCGGAGCTGTGGGCCGGCGCCCGCACCCTCCAACTGGCGGACGGCCCGGACGAGGTGCACCAGCGGTCCCTGGCGCGCCGCGAGTTGAAGCGCTACCTGTAG
- a CDS encoding NUDIX hydrolase, which produces MTDQQPLNADEILDIVDENDQVVGQAPRGESYARRMRTRCAFVLARDEADRIFVHRRTPQKLVFPSHYDMFVGGVVGAGETYDQAALREAEEELGVQGLAPPQPLFKFLYETPEHTWWSAVYQVRCTVPVAPQESEIDWSAFLTEEELARRLDEWPWTPDGLAAYRELLARREAGEF; this is translated from the coding sequence ATGACCGATCAGCAACCGCTCAACGCGGACGAGATCCTCGACATCGTCGACGAGAACGATCAGGTCGTGGGGCAGGCCCCACGCGGCGAGAGCTACGCCCGCAGGATGCGCACCCGCTGCGCGTTCGTCCTCGCCCGGGACGAGGCGGACCGGATCTTCGTCCACCGCCGCACCCCGCAGAAGCTCGTCTTCCCCTCGCACTACGACATGTTCGTGGGCGGGGTGGTCGGCGCCGGCGAGACCTACGACCAGGCGGCGCTGCGCGAGGCCGAGGAGGAGCTGGGGGTCCAGGGGCTGGCGCCGCCGCAGCCGCTGTTCAAGTTCCTCTACGAGACGCCCGAGCACACCTGGTGGTCCGCCGTCTACCAGGTGCGCTGCACCGTGCCGGTCGCCCCGCAGGAGTCGGAGATCGACTGGTCCGCCTTCCTGACCGAGGAGGAGCTCGCCCGGCGGCTGGACGAGTGGCCGTGGACGCCGGACGGGCTCGCCGCCTACCGGGAGCTGCTGGCCCGGCGGGAGGCGGGGGAGTTCTGA
- a CDS encoding AMP-binding protein — protein MTSYQDMPWLAQLTDAQRAPVQPPPSTLHAFRAAVGRVPDRTALAYFDGRLSYAETDALSDGIAAHLAERGFRRGDRAAVMLQNTPHFVLALLGVWKAGGVVVPVNPMYKSAEMRHILDDAEVTAVICADRTWDGFLRATAAGAPSVRIALTAWERDLQTRDDRRVLRGERLGPQEGADDLLTVARSAGRIRAVPTDPELTADDLALISYTSGTSGTPKGATNTHGNITFNAERQRTGLGLPEGATYFALAPLFHITGMVCELAACLANAGTLALAYRFDAGVVLDAFLEHRPAYTVGPSTAYMALMAHPDVTRDHFASFRTMSSGGAPLPPALVEKFRADFGPYLHNGYGLTECTAPCASVPPGREAPVDKVSGTLAVGVPGPDTIVRITDEEGRDLPFGEQGEITVRGPQVVPGYWRRPDATAEALPDGELRTGDIGFMDAGGWLYVVDRKKDMINASGFKVWPREVEDVLYSHPAVREAAVVGVPDAYRGESVKAYVSLRPGAAPEPAELAAYCKERLAAYKYPRAVEILAELPKTTSGKILRRELRHRA, from the coding sequence ATGACCTCCTACCAGGACATGCCGTGGCTGGCACAGCTCACCGACGCCCAGCGCGCCCCCGTCCAGCCGCCCCCCTCGACGCTGCACGCCTTCCGGGCCGCGGTGGGCCGTGTCCCCGACCGCACGGCGCTCGCCTACTTCGACGGCCGGCTGTCCTACGCCGAGACCGACGCGCTCTCCGACGGCATCGCCGCCCACCTCGCCGAGCGCGGCTTCCGGCGCGGCGACCGGGCCGCGGTCATGCTGCAGAACACCCCGCACTTCGTGCTCGCCCTGCTCGGGGTGTGGAAGGCCGGCGGCGTGGTGGTGCCGGTCAATCCCATGTACAAGTCCGCCGAGATGCGGCACATCCTGGACGACGCCGAGGTCACCGCCGTCATCTGCGCCGACCGCACCTGGGACGGCTTCCTGCGCGCCACCGCCGCCGGGGCGCCGTCCGTACGGATCGCGCTCACCGCCTGGGAACGGGATCTGCAGACCCGCGACGACCGGCGGGTGCTGCGCGGTGAGCGGCTCGGGCCGCAGGAGGGCGCCGACGACCTGCTGACCGTCGCCCGCAGCGCGGGCAGGATCCGCGCGGTGCCCACCGACCCGGAGCTCACCGCCGACGACCTCGCGCTCATCAGCTACACCTCCGGCACCAGCGGCACCCCCAAGGGCGCCACCAACACCCACGGCAACATCACCTTCAACGCCGAACGCCAGCGCACCGGCCTGGGACTGCCCGAGGGCGCCACCTACTTCGCGCTCGCCCCGCTCTTCCACATCACCGGCATGGTCTGCGAACTGGCCGCCTGCCTCGCCAACGCCGGCACCCTCGCCCTCGCCTACCGCTTCGACGCCGGCGTCGTCCTGGACGCCTTCCTGGAGCACCGCCCCGCCTACACGGTCGGCCCCTCCACCGCCTACATGGCGCTGATGGCCCACCCGGACGTCACCCGCGACCACTTCGCGTCCTTCCGCACCATGTCCTCGGGCGGCGCCCCGCTGCCGCCCGCCCTCGTCGAGAAGTTCCGCGCCGACTTCGGCCCCTACCTGCACAACGGCTACGGCCTGACCGAGTGCACCGCCCCCTGCGCCAGCGTCCCGCCGGGCCGGGAGGCCCCGGTCGACAAGGTCTCCGGCACGCTCGCCGTGGGCGTCCCGGGGCCCGACACCATCGTGCGGATCACCGACGAGGAGGGCCGGGACCTGCCGTTCGGCGAACAGGGCGAGATAACCGTCCGCGGCCCCCAGGTGGTCCCCGGCTACTGGCGCCGCCCCGACGCCACCGCCGAGGCCCTCCCGGACGGTGAGCTGCGGACCGGCGACATCGGCTTCATGGACGCCGGCGGCTGGCTGTACGTCGTCGACCGCAAGAAGGACATGATCAACGCCTCCGGCTTCAAGGTGTGGCCGCGCGAGGTCGAGGATGTCCTCTACAGCCACCCGGCGGTGCGCGAGGCGGCGGTGGTGGGGGTGCCCGACGCCTACCGCGGCGAGTCGGTCAAGGCGTACGTCAGCCTGCGCCCGGGCGCCGCCCCCGAGCCCGCCGAGCTGGCCGCGTACTGCAAGGAGCGGCTGGCGGCGTACAAATATCCCCGTGCGGTGGAGATCCTGGCCGAGCTTCCCAAGACCACCAGTGGCAAGATCCTCCGACGGGAGCTGCGCCACCGCGCATGA
- a CDS encoding exo-beta-N-acetylmuramidase NamZ family protein → MALSRRVLLGRLAATGAAGAALASGTGPARAAGPAPGGGRRVHTGFDRLAADGYRLLEGRTAGIVTNPTGVTRDLRHIVDVMHADDRVRLTAVFGPEHGFRGTAQAGGSEGRYDDPATGLPVYDTYNKSGRALADIFDASGVDTVVFDIQDVGARFYTYIWTLYDCMVAAALAGKRFLVLDRPNPVTGRAATGPVLDKAYASFVGREPIAQAHGMTVAELALLFNGEFVPRAAGRPVELETVRMTGWRRTDFFDATGLPWVPPSPNMPTPDTALVYSGTCLFEGTNLSEGRGTTRPFELLGADGVDRRWAAAATELGLPGVHFREAYFAPTFSKFQGKTIGGVQLHVHDRAAFDPVRTGIGLLVTAKRVWSGFAWRPDNGIDRLTGSSTVRTMIDAGAGTDEIAAAWRERLGRFRALRRRYLRYP, encoded by the coding sequence ATGGCTCTGTCGAGACGCGTTCTGCTCGGACGGCTGGCGGCGACCGGAGCGGCCGGTGCCGCGCTGGCCTCGGGTACGGGACCCGCACGGGCGGCCGGGCCGGCGCCCGGCGGCGGGCGGCGGGTGCACACCGGCTTCGACCGGCTGGCCGCCGACGGCTACCGCCTCCTGGAAGGCCGCACGGCGGGCATCGTCACCAACCCCACCGGCGTCACCCGGGACCTGCGGCACATCGTGGACGTGATGCACGCCGACGACCGGGTGCGGCTGACCGCGGTCTTCGGCCCCGAGCACGGCTTCCGCGGCACCGCTCAGGCCGGCGGCTCCGAGGGCCGCTACGACGATCCGGCCACCGGGCTGCCGGTCTACGACACGTACAACAAGAGCGGCCGGGCGCTCGCGGACATCTTCGACGCCTCCGGTGTGGACACCGTCGTCTTCGACATCCAGGACGTCGGCGCGCGCTTCTACACCTACATCTGGACGCTGTACGACTGCATGGTGGCGGCGGCGCTGGCCGGCAAGCGCTTCCTGGTCCTCGACCGGCCGAATCCGGTCACCGGCCGGGCGGCAACCGGCCCGGTGCTCGACAAGGCGTACGCCTCCTTCGTCGGCCGGGAGCCGATCGCGCAGGCGCACGGGATGACGGTGGCGGAGCTGGCGCTGCTGTTCAACGGCGAGTTCGTGCCGCGGGCCGCCGGGCGCCCGGTGGAGCTGGAGACGGTGCGGATGACCGGCTGGCGGCGCACCGACTTCTTCGACGCCACCGGGCTGCCCTGGGTACCGCCGAGCCCGAACATGCCCACGCCCGACACCGCCCTGGTCTACTCCGGCACCTGCCTCTTCGAGGGCACCAACCTCTCCGAGGGGCGCGGCACCACCCGCCCCTTCGAGCTGCTGGGCGCGGACGGCGTCGACCGGCGGTGGGCCGCGGCCGCCACCGAACTGGGTTTGCCCGGCGTCCACTTCAGGGAGGCGTACTTCGCGCCGACCTTCTCCAAGTTCCAGGGCAAAACCATCGGCGGCGTCCAGCTCCACGTACACGACCGCGCGGCGTTCGACCCGGTCCGCACGGGCATCGGCCTCCTGGTGACCGCGAAGCGGGTCTGGAGCGGCTTCGCCTGGCGGCCGGACAACGGCATCGACCGGCTGACCGGTTCCTCGACGGTACGGACGATGATCGACGCGGGCGCGGGGACGGACGAGATCGCCGCCGCCTGGCGGGAGAGACTCGGCCGTTTCCGCGCGCTGCGGCGGCGGTATCTGCGCTACCCGTAA
- a CDS encoding class I SAM-dependent methyltransferase, protein MTLFLREYARTRREVGAIAPSSPRLGRALTRYLIPSPGRSRAVLEVGPGTGAVTRHIADALGREDTLDLVEANPRFVDILHGAYGGDPRLQFLTGLVQEHELGTYDTIVCGLPFANFDAPTTTDIFDRLLGALRPGGTLSFFGYVGGATARRTFTGRAARAHVLDGQHALRRILDRHTFRTELVLGNLPPARVHHLVPAGEPVQPV, encoded by the coding sequence GTGACGCTGTTTCTCCGGGAGTACGCACGGACGCGCCGGGAGGTGGGCGCGATCGCTCCGAGCAGTCCCCGGCTCGGCAGGGCCCTGACCCGCTATCTCATCCCCAGCCCCGGCCGCTCCCGCGCGGTCCTGGAAGTGGGCCCCGGTACCGGAGCGGTGACCCGCCACATCGCCGACGCGCTCGGCCGGGAGGACACCCTCGACCTGGTCGAGGCCAACCCGCGCTTCGTCGACATCCTGCACGGCGCCTACGGCGGCGACCCCCGGCTGCAGTTCCTCACCGGCCTGGTGCAGGAGCACGAACTCGGCACCTACGACACCATCGTCTGCGGCCTGCCGTTCGCGAACTTCGACGCCCCGACCACGACCGACATCTTCGACCGGCTGCTCGGCGCCCTGCGGCCCGGCGGCACGCTCTCCTTCTTCGGCTACGTCGGCGGGGCCACGGCGCGCCGCACGTTCACCGGCAGGGCCGCCCGCGCCCACGTCCTCGACGGGCAGCACGCGCTGCGCCGCATACTCGACCGGCACACCTTCCGCACCGAACTGGTGCTGGGCAACCTGCCCCCGGCCCGGGTGCACCACCTCGTCCCGGCCGGCGAGCCCGTTCAGCCCGTCTGA
- a CDS encoding DUF202 domain-containing protein — MAGHTPPDAGAPRPAPDRDPGLQPERTRLAWRRTTLSATAVAVLAARQLLRSAAPGAAEVALTVLTGLLWTGFVALAHRRMRAMATGRPPGLSARTAVLLGGCTAALALCGAVILARPGH, encoded by the coding sequence ATGGCGGGCCACACGCCCCCGGACGCCGGGGCGCCGCGTCCGGCCCCCGACCGGGACCCCGGGCTGCAGCCGGAGCGGACCCGGCTGGCGTGGCGGCGCACGACGCTGTCCGCCACGGCGGTCGCGGTGCTGGCCGCCCGTCAGCTGCTGCGCAGCGCGGCCCCGGGAGCGGCGGAGGTGGCCCTGACGGTGCTGACCGGGCTGCTGTGGACCGGCTTCGTGGCGCTCGCGCACCGCCGCATGCGGGCCATGGCCACCGGCCGGCCGCCGGGTCTGTCCGCGCGCACGGCGGTGCTGCTGGGCGGCTGCACCGCCGCGCTGGCGCTGTGCGGCGCGGTGATCCTGGCGCGGCCCGGGCACTGA